A genome region from Balneolaceae bacterium includes the following:
- a CDS encoding helix-turn-helix domain-containing protein, whose protein sequence is MEHIENPLFKNVDESLTQEVINDIPVLPIEEMELQMIKKALERTGGNQKEAAKLLQISDRTIRNKLKKTDFPDD, encoded by the coding sequence GTGGAACACATTGAAAATCCCCTCTTCAAGAATGTGGACGAATCGCTCACCCAGGAGGTAATCAACGACATCCCCGTGCTGCCCATCGAGGAGATGGAGCTGCAGATGATCAAGAAGGCGCTGGAACGGACCGGCGGCAACCAGAAGGAGGCTGCCAAACTGCTGCAGATCTCCGACCGCACCATACGCAACAAGCTCAAGAAGACGGATTTCCCGGACGACTGA
- the fliD gene encoding flagellar filament capping protein FliD has product MISTSSLLSQTNPYESTIRQLLQLEGQKKLQLQQDKSAITKKQTALSDIDSKLSSLNSLMESFASNAGDKFSPLAGSSSNTDAVSVVSVAGIDNPGSYNIDVTQLAKQDLVISDAFADGGSDLAGSGSGSFELTIGSGSAMTINIDTTGLTNDQVLQAVADEVEAQAGDQVDASVYAIGDGTSRLSFKSLESGEESRISIANASGDLSAINLANEYTADQLNAKFTVDNIAFERSSNLVNDVVDGLTFELNQANTGTEKITVSRDTEAAVKNVEEFVSKFNEVNSIIRKKTFLNGETGDRGVLQDERSIRNLSLTLRQEALLPVDSLSGNDISSLGDIGIDFQQDGTMEIADMDKLKDALKTKPSQVGDLFSADTDGIATVLNQTIEAYITGTDSIFSGIEESFDRKIDRLDDRIADEDDFLARKEEQLRDEFARLNQAITKGQYQYNQVLNFQSKLGLGG; this is encoded by the coding sequence ATGATCAGCACGAGCTCACTTCTTTCCCAGACCAACCCTTATGAGAGCACCATCCGCCAGCTCCTGCAGCTGGAAGGGCAGAAGAAACTGCAGCTCCAGCAGGACAAGTCCGCCATTACCAAGAAGCAGACGGCGCTGTCGGATATCGACTCCAAGCTCTCCTCGCTGAACTCCCTGATGGAGTCCTTCGCCAGCAACGCCGGCGACAAGTTCTCCCCGCTGGCGGGCAGCAGTTCCAACACCGACGCCGTAAGCGTGGTTTCGGTCGCCGGCATCGACAACCCCGGCAGCTACAACATCGATGTCACCCAGCTCGCCAAGCAGGACCTGGTGATCTCCGACGCCTTTGCGGACGGGGGGAGCGACCTGGCGGGCAGCGGAAGCGGCTCCTTCGAGCTTACCATCGGCAGCGGCAGCGCCATGACCATCAACATCGACACCACCGGCCTGACCAACGACCAGGTGCTGCAGGCGGTGGCCGACGAGGTGGAGGCCCAGGCCGGAGACCAGGTGGACGCCTCGGTCTACGCCATTGGGGACGGCACCTCCCGCCTCTCCTTCAAAAGCCTGGAGTCGGGCGAGGAGAGCCGCATTTCCATCGCCAACGCATCGGGTGACCTGTCGGCTATCAACCTGGCCAACGAATATACGGCCGACCAGCTCAACGCCAAGTTCACCGTGGACAACATCGCCTTCGAGCGCTCCTCCAACCTGGTCAACGATGTGGTTGACGGGCTCACCTTCGAGCTGAACCAGGCCAATACCGGCACCGAGAAAATCACCGTAAGCCGAGACACCGAGGCGGCCGTCAAGAACGTCGAGGAGTTTGTATCCAAGTTCAACGAGGTCAACAGCATCATACGCAAAAAGACCTTTCTGAACGGTGAGACCGGCGACCGCGGCGTGCTGCAGGACGAACGTTCCATCCGCAACCTGAGCCTCACCCTCCGACAGGAGGCCCTGCTTCCCGTGGACAGCCTCAGCGGCAATGACATCAGCAGCCTGGGCGACATCGGCATCGACTTCCAGCAGGACGGCACCATGGAGATTGCCGACATGGACAAGCTCAAGGACGCCCTGAAAACCAAACCCTCACAGGTAGGCGATCTGTTTTCTGCCGACACCGACGGCATCGCCACCGTCCTCAACCAGACCATCGAGGCTTACATCACCGGCACCGACAGCATCTTCTCGGGCATCGAGGAGAGCTTCGACCGCAAAATCGACCGTCTCGATGACCGCATAGCCGACGAAGACGACTTCCTCGCCCGCAAGGAGGAACAGCTGCGTGACGAATTCGCACGCCTCAACCAGGCCATTACCAAGGGCCAGTACCAGTACAACCAGGTGCTGAATTTCCAGAGCAAGCTGGGCCTCGGCGGCTAA
- a CDS encoding flagellar export chaperone FliS, translating into MKDPQLQYQRQAVKNASPAELVTKLYDFAIQACYKEDEERLYQVLAALIKSLNFDYEISGNLYGLYEYCQRMSRERKFEEVRELLEPIREAWIEGVVKNREQANTPNGNGFLV; encoded by the coding sequence ATGAAAGATCCCCAGTTGCAATACCAGCGACAGGCCGTAAAGAACGCCTCCCCCGCGGAACTGGTAACGAAATTGTATGATTTCGCCATCCAGGCCTGCTACAAGGAGGACGAGGAGCGGCTATACCAGGTGCTCGCAGCCCTGATCAAGTCGCTGAATTTCGACTACGAGATCTCCGGCAATCTATACGGGCTTTACGAGTACTGCCAACGGATGTCCCGCGAGCGGAAGTTCGAGGAGGTACGCGAGCTCCTGGAACCGATTCGCGAAGCCTGGATTGAAGGCGTCGTGAAGAACAGGGAACAGGCAAATACCCCCAACGGAAACGGATTCCTGGTATGA
- a CDS encoding flagellin produces MLSTGLRINRAEDDAAGFSIAAKLSSRISGLEQAQRNVGDAKSMLDIAESGFNSLSDIMVEMKSLATQGANDTLGATERGYIKDHIEALSQEINDIADQTSFQGTALMDGASFTFQVGEGSPDTKAVSIATSRADDFFSATSAAVSAASDTTGITLTDATQGTFNTFLGDVDTAMDTLAGTVNQLGIDQRSLSIRQENLAQAIAANSAARSRIQDADFARIQSESVKLQIMQQTATSALAQANTSPQYVLEFLGSIRHAKSSWIFRLSGGARRR; encoded by the coding sequence ATGCTTTCCACAGGCCTGAGGATCAACCGGGCCGAGGACGATGCCGCGGGCTTCAGCATTGCAGCCAAGCTTTCCAGCCGCATCTCGGGCCTGGAGCAGGCACAGCGCAACGTGGGCGACGCCAAATCCATGCTGGACATCGCGGAGTCGGGATTCAACTCCCTTTCAGACATCATGGTGGAGATGAAGTCCCTGGCCACCCAGGGCGCCAACGACACCCTCGGGGCCACCGAACGCGGCTACATCAAAGACCATATCGAGGCACTCAGCCAGGAGATCAACGATATCGCCGACCAGACGTCTTTCCAGGGCACGGCCCTGATGGACGGCGCCAGCTTTACCTTCCAGGTGGGCGAGGGATCTCCAGACACCAAAGCTGTCAGCATCGCCACCTCGCGGGCAGACGATTTCTTCTCTGCGACCAGCGCGGCGGTGAGCGCCGCCAGCGACACCACCGGCATCACGCTGACCGACGCCACCCAGGGCACCTTCAACACCTTTCTGGGCGATGTGGACACGGCCATGGACACCCTGGCTGGCACCGTCAACCAGCTGGGCATCGACCAGAGGTCCCTTTCGATCAGGCAGGAAAACCTGGCGCAGGCCATTGCGGCCAACTCGGCGGCGCGCAGCCGCATCCAGGACGCCGACTTCGCCAGGATCCAGAGCGAGTCCGTGAAGCTGCAGATCATGCAGCAGACGGCCACCTCCGCCCTGGCCCAAGCCAATACCAGTCCCCAGTACGTGCTCGAATTCCTGGGTAGCATCCGCCATGCAAAATCGTCCTGGATTTTTCGCTTAAGTGGGGGTGCGCGAAGACGATAA
- a CDS encoding flagellin — MAGSAASDFNSFLDEIDDAINRVATNTNQMGIEQNSLSIRQENLSQAITSNSAARSRIEDADFAKIQSESVKLQIMQQTATSALAQANTSPQAVLGFLG; from the coding sequence CTGGCCGGATCGGCCGCGAGCGATTTCAACAGCTTCCTGGACGAAATCGACGACGCCATCAACCGCGTGGCCACCAACACCAACCAGATGGGTATCGAGCAGAACTCCCTGTCCATCCGGCAGGAGAACCTGTCCCAGGCCATCACGTCCAACTCCGCGGCACGCAGCCGCATTGAGGACGCCGACTTCGCCAAGATTCAAAGTGAATCGGTCAAACTTCAAATCATGCAACAGACGGCTACCTCTGCGCTGGCCCAAGCCAACACGAGTCCCCAAGCGGTACTCGGGTTCCTCGGCTAG
- a CDS encoding flagellin, whose amino-acid sequence MSFGDINRVNTNLQALSSQYSLNKINSRLADNQLKLSTGSGSTGPRTTPPASASHPSSRAASPAWEQAQRNVGDAKSMLDVAETGVNSIMDILVEMKSKATQGANGTLGATERGYIKDQIESLGAEIDSIVDATTFQGTDLLKGTTDVSGTFGTNDNNVGTQVGDGPPTRVSHSPSRWARAPATPRQWS is encoded by the coding sequence ATGTCTTTTGGAGATATCAACAGGGTGAATACCAACCTGCAGGCCTTGTCCTCGCAGTATTCACTCAATAAAATCAACAGCCGGCTGGCCGACAACCAGCTCAAGCTGTCCACGGGCTCCGGATCAACCGGGCCGAGGACGACGCCGCCGGCTTCAGCATCGCATCCAAGCTCTCGGGCTGCATCGCCGGCCTGGGAGCAGGCACAGCGCAACGTGGGGGACGCCAAGTCCATGCTCGACGTGGCCGAAACCGGCGTCAACTCGATCATGGACATCCTGGTCGAGATGAAGTCGAAGGCCACCCAGGGCGCCAACGGCACCCTCGGAGCCACCGAACGCGGCTACATTAAAGATCAGATCGAATCGCTGGGAGCGGAAATCGACAGCATTGTCGACGCCACCACCTTCCAGGGCACCGACCTGCTCAAAGGTACCACCGATGTCTCGGGCACCTTCGGGACCAACGACAACAACGTAGGTACCCAGGTAGGAGATGGGCCGCCCACGAGGGTATCTCACTCACCTTCCAGGTGGGCGAGGGCTCCGGCGACACCAAGACAGTGGAGCTGA
- a CDS encoding flagellin — protein MSFGDINRVNTNLQAMSSQYSLNKINSRLADNQLKLSTGLRINRAEDDAAGFSIASKLSGRIAGLEQASRNVGDAKSMLDVAETGVNSIMDILVEMKSKATQAGTDSIGDTERGYIADQLEALATEINSIVDSTEFQGTKMLEGNGTDADGDADGTGTQSFTFQVGQGSGDTKQVDIDALAVNTLFSGLIDTDPSGANNIGVFDHDTSNDTSTEARGELKIDSDATASEFRSFIGNIDTAIETVAGVTNQMGIDQNSLSIRQENLSQAITSNSAARSRIQDADFAKIQSESAKLQIMQQTATFALAQANTSPQAVLGFLGG, from the coding sequence ATGTCTTTCGGAGATATCAACAGAGTGAATACCAACCTGCAGGCTATGTCCTCGCAGTATTCGCTCAACAAAATCAACAGCCGGCTGGCCGACAACCAGCTCAAGCTGTCCACCGGCCTCCGGATTAACCGGGCCGAGGACGACGCCGCCGGCTTCAGTATCGCATCCAAGCTCTCGGGCCGCATCGCCGGCCTGGAGCAGGCCTCACGCAATGTGGGGGACGCCAAGTCCATGCTCGACGTGGCCGAAACCGGCGTCAACTCGATCATGGACATCCTGGTCGAGATGAAGTCGAAGGCCACCCAGGCCGGTACCGACTCCATCGGTGACACCGAGCGCGGCTACATTGCCGACCAGCTCGAAGCCCTGGCCACCGAGATCAACAGCATTGTCGACTCCACCGAGTTTCAGGGCACCAAGATGCTTGAAGGTAACGGAACGGACGCCGACGGCGACGCCGACGGTACCGGAACCCAGTCCTTTACCTTCCAGGTGGGCCAGGGCTCCGGCGACACCAAGCAGGTGGACATCGACGCGCTGGCTGTTAACACCCTGTTTTCGGGGCTCATCGACACCGATCCCTCGGGTGCCAACAACATTGGTGTTTTCGACCACGACACCTCCAACGATACCAGCACGGAAGCGCGCGGTGAGCTGAAGATAGACTCTGACGCTACGGCCTCGGAGTTCCGCAGCTTCATCGGGAACATCGACACGGCCATCGAAACGGTAGCCGGCGTCACCAACCAGATGGGCATCGACCAGAACTCCCTGTCCATCCGGCAGGAGAATCTGTCCCAGGCGATCACGTCCAACTCCGCGGCCCGAAGCCGTATCCAGGACGCCGACTTCGCCAAGATCCAGAGCGAGTCCGCGAAGCTGCAGATCATGCAGCAGACGGCCACCTTCGCCCTGGCCCAAGCCAACACCAGCCCGCAGGCCGTACTCGGCTTCCTGGGCGGTTAA
- a CDS encoding flagellin, producing the protein MSFGDINRVNTNLQALSSQYSLNKINSRLADNQLKLSTGLRINKAEDDAAGFSIASKLSGRIAGLEQAQRNVGDAKSMLDIAESGFDSLMDIMVEMKSKATQAANDSLGSTERGYLKTQIEALSQEINEIADQTTFQGTALMDGASLTFQVGEGSGDTKSVSIASSRADDFFSTASSAVSASSDTTGITLTDATRSTFNTFLDNIDSAIDTLAGTVNQLGIDQNSLSIRQENLSQAITSNSAARSRIQDADFAKIQSESVKLQIMQQTATSALAQANTSPQAVLGFLGG; encoded by the coding sequence ATGTCCTTTGGAGATATCAACAGAGTGAACACCAACCTGCAGGCCTTGTCCTCGCAGTATTCACTCAACAAAATTAACAGCCGGCTGGCCGACAACCAGCTCAAGCTGTCCACCGGCCTGAGGATCAACAAGGCCGAGGACGACGCCGCCGGCTTCAGTATTGCATCCAAGCTCTCGGGCCGCATCGCCGGCCTGGAGCAAGCACAGCGCAACGTAGGAGATGCCAAGTCCATGCTGGACATCGCGGAATCGGGCTTCGATTCCCTGATGGACATCATGGTGGAGATGAAGTCCAAGGCCACCCAGGCCGCCAACGACTCCCTCGGCTCCACCGAGCGGGGCTATCTCAAAACGCAGATCGAGGCGCTCAGCCAGGAGATCAACGAAATCGCCGACCAGACCACCTTCCAGGGCACGGCCCTGATGGACGGCGCCAGCCTCACCTTCCAGGTGGGCGAGGGCTCCGGCGACACCAAGTCGGTGAGCATCGCCTCCTCGCGGGCCGACGACTTCTTTTCGACGGCCAGCTCAGCGGTGAGCGCCTCCAGCGACACCACCGGCATCACGCTGACCGATGCCACCAGGAGCACCTTCAACACCTTCCTGGATAACATCGACTCGGCCATCGACACTCTTGCCGGCACCGTCAACCAGCTAGGCATCGACCAGAACTCCCTGTCCATCCGGCAGGAGAATCTGTCGCAGGCGATCACGTCCAACTCCGCGGCCCGAAGCCGTATCCAGGACGCCGACTTCGCCAAGATCCAGAGCGAGTCCGTGAAGCTGCAGATCATGCAGCAGACCGCGACCAGCGCCCTGGCCCAAGCCAACACCAGCCCGCAGGCCGTACTCGGCTTCCTGGGCGGTTAA